In a single window of the Acyrthosiphon pisum isolate AL4f chromosome X, pea_aphid_22Mar2018_4r6ur, whole genome shotgun sequence genome:
- the LOC103310887 gene encoding uncharacterized protein LOC103310887, which translates to MNIFTVAVITVAIVVAETVPIGGAADPGFDLDIIMEEMTMQGRCPPNVTANFDVMFNDDNSSLVMGCASLEFLTTHEKSEINVFSLKFGRYKNGVCVPGGYGDVDNLVFFCITQLATPLGKYENRKVYKLYGHVIEPVEVYSTRCIMFKTRNSMMHKVAIGGTSSCNGLQGMLSYPGEKPPKGSMLLRSNIPRNNIRYLRALVEHKNSTQLNFSGSRYYWKAG; encoded by the exons ATGAATATATTCACCGTAGCAGTTATAACCGTGGCGATAGTCGTAGCTGAGACCGTTCCCATTGGGGGGGCAGCCGATCCTGGATTCGACTTGGACATTATTATGGAAG aGATGACTATGCAAGGCAGATGTCCACCAAATGTAACTGCAAATTTTGATGTGATGTTCAACGATGATAATTCGTCATTGGTGATGGGTTGTGCATCACTCGAATTCTTAACTACTCATGAAAAGAgcgaaataaatgtattcagtTTGAAGTTTGGCCGTTATAAGAACGGTGTTTGTGTGCCAG GTGGCTATGGAGATGTGGACAATTTGGTGTTTTTCTGTATAACACAATTAGCCACGCCGCTAGGAAAATACGAAAATAGAAAAGTGTACAAGCTATACGGCCATGTCATCGAACCGGTGGAGGTTTACAGCACCAGATGTATC ATGTTCAAGACGAGGAACTCCATGATGCACAAGGTGGCAATTGGCGGTACCTCATCATGCAATGGCTTGCAAGGCATGTTATCTTATCCAGGGGAAAAACCCCCCAAAGGATCAATGTTGTTGCGGTCGAACATACCCAGAAACAATATAAGATATTTGCGTGCCTTAGTAGAACATAAAAACTCAACACAACTGAACTTTTCAGGGTCTAGATATTACTGGAAGGCAGGTTGA